The genomic segment CAGCCATGCCTTCACGCAGCACCGCCTGGCTGGGTTCGTTTACGCGCGGGTATTCGTGTATTTCCAGTCCGACCGCATGGCCGGTGCCGTGAATGAATTTGTCGCCGTAGCCGGCTTCTTTTATTATGTCGCGGCAGACTTTATCCACGGCATGCCCGGTCAGGCCGGCTTTCAGCGCTTCGATCCCGGCTTTATGCGAGCGGGCGACGATATTGTAAACTTTGTTGAACTCCGCGGTCGGGTGGTCGCCTATGAAAATTGTGCGCGTGATGTCGGAGCAGTAGTTGCCGTAAACGCAGCCGAAATCAATCAGCAGAGCCTGATTCTTCTTTATTTTCGCGGAGCCGGTAATGTGGTGCGGTTTCGCGGCGTTGGCTCCGGCTCCCACGATGATGTCGAACGACGGCGCAGTAGCGCCTCGGCGTTTCATTTCAAACTCAAGCATGTTCTTGACTTCCAGTTCGGTCATGCCCGGCTTGATGGACGGTTGGATTTTGCGCAGCGAGTCCGCCGCTATTTTGCAGGATTTGCGCAGGATTGCCGCTTCCGCGCCGTTTTTTACCGCTCTTGAGTCGCGCGTCAGCTCCGGGCATTCGATGAACCCGGCTTTTTTCCAGAGTGTTCCCAGCGCGTACGATTCGTTAGCCGAATCGAACCCCACCTTCTTCATCTTCTGCGCTTTGGCCTGCCCGAGCACGGAGTCGGCGTGGTTGTTCGACGCTTCGGGCTTGCAGAGTTTTGTGGCTTGCCTGCACTGGTCCACCAGCATCTCCGCCATATACGCCCACGCGCCCCGCCGGCCGACCAGCAGAGTGTAGCCGTCCAGAAAGAATCCGGTAAGAAAACCCTGATCCACTTTTTTAGTTAAAACATAGCCGTCCAGCCCTCTGGCGGCCAGAAGTTTCTGAAATTCCGACATCCTGCTCATGGTAACCTTTCTCATGAATTTATTATACTAATAAATATATGAGCGCACCATGCCCGCAGAAAGTTCTTTTTGTCTGGATCGGCCGACTGGGCGATCTGATGGTTTCCACTCCCTTTATCGTTGCGTTCCGCGCGCGGTTCCCGCAGGCGCGGATTACGCTTATGGTGCGGAACTGTTCGTCCGAACTCGCCACCGCCGTGCCCGGGGTTGACCGGGTGATAACGTTTCCCTCGCTCAGCAAGCCCGGCGCGGTTTTCCGGTTTCTGGCGCACTATCTTTTCAGCCGGTACGACTGCTGTGTTGACCTGAACGCCGCGTATTCGCGCACTTCCGGGCTGCTGTGCCGGTTTTCCGGGGCGGGGCGGCGGGTGTCGTTTAAGAAAAAACTGCACGGGAAATTTTACACCGAAGTGATCGCCGAACCCGAGGAAAAGGAGCATTTTTCCGACCGCT from the Elusimicrobiaceae bacterium genome contains:
- a CDS encoding aminopeptidase P family protein, translated to MRKVTMSRMSEFQKLLAARGLDGYVLTKKVDQGFLTGFFLDGYTLLVGRRGAWAYMAEMLVDQCRQATKLCKPEASNNHADSVLGQAKAQKMKKVGFDSANESYALGTLWKKAGFIECPELTRDSRAVKNGAEAAILRKSCKIAADSLRKIQPSIKPGMTELEVKNMLEFEMKRRGATAPSFDIIVGAGANAAKPHHITGSAKIKKNQALLIDFGCVYGNYCSDITRTIFIGDHPTAEFNKVYNIVARSHKAGIEALKAGLTGHAVDKVCRDIIKEAGYGDKFIHGTGHAVGLEIHEYPRVNEPSQAVLREGMAVTIEPGIYLPGKFGVRIEDTVLITAKGREVLTK